A single genomic interval of Bradyrhizobium japonicum USDA 6 harbors:
- a CDS encoding penicillin-binding protein 1A, which produces MRLLVRFMGFLFAAGTVVFLVGVGAVAGLIWHFSKDLPDYSQLQDYEPPVMTRVHAVDGSLLGEYAKERRLYLPIQAVPKLVINAFLAAEDKNFYEHGGIDYTGMARAGVLFIQNYGSNRRPQGASTITQQVAKNFLLTNEVSFARKIKEALLAMRIEKTYSKDKILELYLNEIYLGLGAYGIAAASLVYFDKSVNELTVAEASYLAALPKMPATLHPVRNRDRAIERRNYVIDRLLENGWIKQADADKARKEPLAVTNRSNGAHTFAGEYFAEEVRRDIFERYGEKKLYEGGLSVRTTLDPKIQVMARKAMVAGLVNYDEQQGYRGAMSKLDISGDWGVKLAEIKSLSDISPWRMAVVLETSDQSARIGFQPNRELGGAISKQRETGIVTVDGVRWARAAQGNAKGKTPTSVAQVLQPGDVIYADPLYTKEGQPVEGQYRLRQIPEVSGAMVAMDPWTGRVLAMVGGFSFDQSQFNRATQAYRQPGSSFKPIVYSAALDNGYTPSTVVLDAPIEIDQGQGAGVWRPENFSSGKFQGPVTLRNALRQSLNTVTVRLAQDIGMPLIGEYARRFGVYDELPNYLSYALGAGETTAMRMVTAYSMLANGGRRVKPTLIDRIQDRYGRTIFKHDQRECRGCDAPGGWKNQAEPQLIDRREQVLDSMTAYQITELMEGVVQAGTATVVKEVGKPIAGKTGTTNEAKDAWFVGFSPDVAVAIYMGYDKPRALGRGNAATGGHLAAPIARDFLKLALADKPAVPFKVPAGIKLVRVVSKTGMRAGPGETGGTILEAFKPGTAPPDNYSVIGVADADGRGGVPASQQQQPDSGFFMRPGTGGLY; this is translated from the coding sequence ATGCGCTTGCTGGTGCGGTTCATGGGCTTCCTGTTCGCCGCGGGAACGGTGGTGTTCCTTGTTGGTGTCGGGGCCGTGGCAGGCCTGATCTGGCATTTCTCCAAGGACTTGCCGGACTACTCTCAGCTTCAGGATTACGAGCCGCCGGTGATGACCCGCGTGCACGCGGTCGACGGCTCGCTGCTCGGCGAATACGCCAAGGAGCGGCGGCTGTACCTGCCGATCCAGGCGGTGCCGAAGCTCGTGATCAACGCCTTCCTCGCGGCCGAGGACAAGAATTTCTACGAGCATGGCGGCATCGACTACACCGGTATGGCGCGCGCCGGCGTGCTCTTCATCCAGAACTACGGCTCGAACCGGCGTCCGCAGGGCGCCTCCACGATCACCCAGCAGGTCGCCAAGAACTTCCTTCTGACCAACGAGGTCTCCTTCGCCCGCAAGATCAAGGAAGCCTTGCTGGCGATGCGCATCGAGAAGACCTACTCGAAGGACAAGATCCTCGAGCTGTATCTGAACGAGATCTATCTCGGCCTCGGCGCCTACGGCATCGCGGCCGCTTCGCTGGTGTATTTCGACAAGTCGGTGAACGAGCTGACGGTCGCTGAAGCGTCCTATCTGGCCGCGCTGCCGAAGATGCCCGCGACGCTGCATCCGGTGCGCAACCGCGATCGCGCCATCGAGCGCCGCAACTACGTGATCGACCGTCTGCTGGAGAACGGCTGGATCAAGCAGGCCGACGCCGACAAGGCGCGCAAGGAGCCGCTGGCCGTCACCAACCGTTCCAACGGTGCCCACACCTTCGCCGGCGAATATTTCGCCGAGGAAGTCCGCCGCGACATCTTCGAGCGCTACGGCGAGAAGAAGCTCTACGAAGGCGGTCTTTCCGTCCGCACCACGCTCGATCCGAAGATCCAGGTCATGGCGCGCAAGGCCATGGTCGCCGGCCTCGTGAATTACGACGAGCAGCAGGGCTATCGCGGCGCCATGAGCAAGCTCGATATTTCGGGCGATTGGGGCGTGAAGCTCGCCGAGATCAAGTCGCTGTCCGACATCTCGCCATGGCGCATGGCGGTGGTGCTGGAAACCAGCGACCAGTCCGCGCGTATCGGCTTCCAGCCGAACCGCGAGCTCGGCGGCGCCATCAGCAAGCAGCGCGAGACCGGCATCGTCACGGTCGACGGCGTGCGCTGGGCGAGGGCGGCCCAAGGCAATGCCAAGGGCAAGACCCCGACGTCGGTGGCGCAGGTGTTGCAGCCCGGCGACGTGATCTATGCCGATCCGCTCTACACCAAGGAGGGACAGCCGGTCGAAGGCCAGTACCGATTGCGCCAGATCCCCGAAGTGTCCGGCGCGATGGTGGCGATGGATCCGTGGACGGGCCGCGTGCTCGCGATGGTCGGCGGCTTCTCGTTCGACCAGAGCCAGTTCAACCGCGCCACGCAGGCCTACCGGCAGCCGGGTTCGTCGTTCAAGCCGATCGTCTATTCGGCCGCGCTCGACAACGGCTATACGCCGTCGACCGTGGTGCTCGACGCGCCCATTGAAATCGACCAGGGCCAGGGCGCCGGCGTATGGCGGCCCGAAAACTTCTCGTCCGGCAAATTCCAGGGACCGGTGACGCTGCGCAACGCGCTGCGGCAGTCGCTGAACACCGTGACCGTGCGCCTCGCGCAGGACATCGGCATGCCCCTGATCGGCGAATATGCGCGCCGCTTCGGTGTCTATGACGAATTGCCGAACTATCTGTCCTACGCGCTCGGCGCCGGCGAGACCACGGCGATGCGCATGGTCACGGCCTATTCGATGCTCGCCAATGGCGGTCGCCGGGTGAAGCCGACCTTGATCGACCGTATCCAGGACCGCTACGGCCGCACCATCTTCAAGCACGACCAGCGCGAATGCCGCGGCTGCGACGCGCCAGGCGGCTGGAAGAACCAGGCCGAGCCGCAGCTGATCGACCGCCGCGAGCAGGTGCTGGATTCCATGACCGCCTATCAGATCACCGAGCTGATGGAAGGCGTGGTCCAGGCCGGTACCGCAACCGTGGTCAAGGAGGTCGGCAAGCCGATCGCCGGCAAGACCGGCACCACCAACGAGGCCAAGGACGCCTGGTTCGTCGGCTTCTCGCCCGACGTCGCCGTCGCGATCTATATGGGCTACGACAAGCCGCGTGCGCTCGGTAGGGGCAACGCCGCGACCGGCGGTCATCTGGCCGCGCCCATCGCGCGCGACTTCCTCAAGCTCGCGCTCGCCGATAAGCCCGCGGTTCCGTTCAAGGTGCCGGCCGGCATCAAGCTCGTGCGCGTCGTCTCCAAGACCGGCATGCGCGCCGGACCCGGCGAGACCGGCGGAACCATCCTCGAAGCCTTCAAGCCGGGCACGGCGCCGCCAGACAATTATTCGGTGATCGGCGTTGCCGATGCCGACGGGCGCGGCGGCGTGCCGGCGTCGCAGCAACAGCAGCCGGATTCCGGCTTCTTCATGCGGCCGGGCACCGGCGGGCTGTACTAG
- a CDS encoding N-acetylmuramoyl-L-alanine amidase yields the protein MASRTNQRVLLGCAVLCAAALACADSWRLSAAESQPQPSVAVANFPTASAARLAGDGKQTRFILDIDQAVTFRAVTLADPYRVVVDVPQVNFQLPAGTGVEGRGLVKAFRYGLVMPGGSRIVFDLTGPAKITKSYVLEAANGQPARLVLELEEVDRAAFVQSLVPEKRPELRPAIADAPPATVPAAAAPDAGQQKVDGRPIVVIDPGHGGIDNGTQSSGESEKTLVLAFGLALRDRLDKTGKFRVVMTRDDDTFIPLNDRVKVARGLKAALFVSIHADALPKAEGDAQGATIYTLSDKASDAEAQRLADAENRADAIAGFNLAEEPTDVADILIDLTQRETRTFSSRFARLLMGEMKSTVRMHKHPLKSAGFRVLKAPDVPSVLVEIGYVSNKGDLEHLVSEGWRSKAVGSMAQAIDGFLTKRMATAGSSN from the coding sequence GTGGCGAGCCGCACAAATCAAAGGGTTTTGCTGGGATGCGCGGTTCTGTGCGCCGCAGCATTGGCCTGCGCTGATTCCTGGCGCCTAAGCGCGGCGGAAAGCCAACCGCAACCCTCTGTTGCGGTTGCGAATTTTCCGACCGCCTCCGCCGCTCGGCTGGCCGGCGATGGCAAGCAGACCCGCTTCATCCTCGACATCGATCAGGCCGTCACCTTCCGCGCTGTGACGCTCGCCGACCCGTACCGGGTGGTGGTCGATGTGCCCCAGGTCAATTTTCAACTGCCTGCCGGCACCGGGGTCGAGGGACGGGGACTGGTCAAGGCCTTCCGCTACGGACTGGTCATGCCCGGCGGCTCGCGAATCGTGTTCGACCTGACAGGCCCGGCCAAGATCACCAAATCCTACGTGCTGGAGGCCGCCAATGGCCAGCCGGCCCGGCTCGTGCTCGAGCTGGAGGAGGTCGACCGTGCCGCCTTCGTGCAGTCGCTCGTCCCCGAGAAACGCCCCGAACTGCGGCCCGCCATCGCCGACGCGCCGCCGGCAACGGTTCCGGCCGCCGCCGCTCCGGACGCCGGGCAGCAGAAGGTCGATGGCCGCCCGATCGTCGTGATCGATCCCGGCCATGGCGGCATCGACAACGGCACGCAGTCGAGCGGCGAGAGCGAGAAGACCCTGGTGCTGGCCTTTGGCCTGGCGCTGCGCGATCGGCTGGACAAGACCGGCAAATTCCGCGTGGTGATGACACGGGACGACGACACCTTCATTCCGCTCAACGACCGGGTCAAAGTCGCCCGCGGGCTCAAGGCCGCCTTGTTCGTCTCGATCCACGCCGACGCGCTGCCGAAGGCCGAGGGTGATGCGCAGGGCGCGACCATCTACACGCTGTCCGACAAGGCCTCCGACGCCGAGGCGCAGCGACTGGCGGATGCGGAAAATCGGGCGGATGCGATTGCCGGTTTCAATCTCGCGGAAGAGCCGACCGACGTCGCGGACATCCTGATCGACCTCACCCAACGGGAAACTCGTACCTTTTCAAGTCGTTTTGCCCGCCTGTTGATGGGTGAAATGAAGTCGACCGTGCGGATGCACAAGCATCCGCTGAAGTCGGCCGGCTTCCGGGTCCTCAAGGCGCCTGACGTGCCGTCGGTGCTGGTCGAAATCGGCTATGTCTCCAACAAGGGAGACCTCGAGCATCTCGTTTCCGAGGGCTGGCGGTCCAAGGCGGTGGGCTCGATGGCTCAGGCGATCGACGGGTTCCTGACCAAGCGCATGGCCACGGCGGGATCGTCAAACTGA